A single Vigna radiata var. radiata cultivar VC1973A chromosome 8, Vradiata_ver6, whole genome shotgun sequence DNA region contains:
- the LOC106769728 gene encoding autophagy-related protein 18a, with protein sequence MSHTPPQALDSEEPTPASAATAAQTPESHAATLLHLSFNQDSGCFAAATDRGFRIYNCDPFREIFRRDFGPGGGVGLVHMLFRCNILAFVGGGADPRYPPNKVMIWDDHQSRCIGELSFRSEVKGVRLRRDRIVVVLAHKIFVYNFSDLKVLHQIETIANPKGLCDLSHVSATMVLVCPGLQKGQVRVEHYASKRTKFIMAHDSRIACFSLTHDGRLLATASSKGTLIRLFNTLDGSLLQEVRRGADRAEIYSLAFSPTAQWLAVSSDKGTVHVFNLKVDSGLMGHDRSNSTSETNPANPTAVSSLSFIKGVLPKYFSSEWSVAQFRLQEGLQYIVAFGHQKNTIVILGMDGSFYRCQFDSSSGGEMTQLEYYNFLKAEDTF encoded by the exons ATGTCCCACACACCACCGCAAGCCCTCGATTCCGAGGAGCCAACCCCCGCATCCGCTGCCACTGCCGCCCAAACCCCCGAATCCCATGCCGCCACGCTCCTCCACCTTTCTTTCAACCAAGATTCCGGATGCTTCGCTGCGGCCACTGACCGCGGCTTCCGCATCTACAACTGCGACCCTTTCCGGGAGATTTTCCGCCGCGATTTCGGCCCCGGCGGCGGTGTTGGCCTCGTCCACATGCTCTTCCGCTGCAACATACTCGCCTTCGTCGGTGGCGGCGCCGACCCACGCTATCCCCCCAACAAAGTTATGATCTGGGACGACCACCAGTCCCGCTGCATCGGCGAGCTATCTTTCCGCTCCGAGGTGAAGGGCGTCCGGCTCCGGCGCGACCGCATCGTGGTGGTCTTGGCGCACAAGATCTTTGTGTACAACTTTTCCGATCTCAAGGTGCTGCACCAAATTGAGACCATCGCGAACCCTAAGGGCCTCTGCGACCTCTCCCACGTTTCGGCCACCATGGTCCTAGTCTGCCCCGGGTTGCAGAAGGGGCAGGTTAGGGTTGAGCACTACGCCTCCAAGAGAACCAAGTTCATCATGGCGCACGATTCCCGAATTGCTTGTTTTTCTCTCACACATGATGGCAGATTGCTCGCCACCGCTAGCTCCAAGGGCACCCTCATTAGGCTCTTCAATACCCTCGACGGTTCATTGCTCCAAGAG GTAAGGAGGGGTGCAGACCGAGCAGAGATATACAGCCTTGCATTCTCTCCTACTGCACAGTGGCTTGCTGTTTCAAGTGACAAGGGTACCGTTCATGTTTTCAACCTGAAGGTTGATTCTGGACTGATGGGGCATGACAGATCGAACAGTACTTCCGAGACTAATCCTGCTAACCCTACTGCtgtttcatctctttcatttaTTAAAG GTGTGCTACCTAAGTATTTTAGCTCGGAGTGGTCCGTGGCTCAATTTCGCTTGCAAGAAGGTTTGCAGTATATTGTGGCATTTGGCCATCAAAAGAATACAATTGTAATACTAGGCATGGATGGCAG CTTCTATCGATGTCAGTTTGACTCCTCGAGCGGTGGAGAGATGACCCAACTTGAATATTATAATTTCCTAAAGGCAGAAGACACATTCTAG